The DNA sequence ATCTTGCGCTCCAGCAGTCGTAGCGCGGTGCCGATGTAGCCGCGGGTGTGCGAGGGCGGGATCACCGCGTCGACGTAGCCGCGCTCGGCGGCCATGTAGGGGTTGACCAGGGTGTCCTCGTACTCTTGCTGCAGTTGCAGGCGCAGCGCGTCGACATCTTCGCCGTTTTCGGCGGCTTCCTTGAGCTGCTTGCGGTAGACGAAGCCCACCGCGCCGGAAGCGCCCATGACGGCGATCTGGGCGGTCGGCCAGGCTACGTTGACGTCGCAGCCCATGTCCTTGGATCCCATGACGCAGTACGCGCCGCCGTAGGCCTTGCGGGTGATGACGGTGACCTTGGCGACGGTGGCCTCGCCGTAGGCGTAGAGCAGCTTGGCGCCGCGCCGGATGATGCCGTTGAACTCTTGGTCGGTGCCGGGCAGGAAGCCGGGCACGTCGACGAGCATGACGATCGGGATGTTGAAGCAGTCGCAGGTGCGCACGAACCGGGCGGCCTTCTCCGAGGCGTCGATGTCGAGGCAGCCGGCGAACTGGGTGGGCTGGTTGGCCACGATGCCGACCGGGCGACCGTCGATGCGGCCGTAGCCGCAGAGGATGTTGCCGGCGTAGCCGGCCTGGATTTCGAGGAACTCGTCGTCGTCGAGGATGCGGGTGATGACCTCGTGCATGTCGTACGGCTGGTTCGGCGAGTCCGGGATCAGCGTGTCGAGCTCGAGGTCCTCATCGGTGAGGTTCTCCTCGATGGGGCCCGGATGTGGCGCCGGGTAGCGCGGCGGCTCGGCGTAATTGTTGGGCGGCAGGTAGGACAGCAGGTCACGCACCCATTCCAGGGCGTCCTGTTCGCCGGAGGCGACGTAGTGCACGGTGCCGGACTTGGCCATGTGGGTGTGGGCGCCGCCGAGCTCTTCCATGGTGACGTCCTCACCGGTGACGGTCTTGATGACGTCGGGGCCGGTGATGAACATCTGGCTGGTCTGATCGACCATGACCACGAAGTCGGTCAGCGCGGGGGAGTAGACGTGCCCGCCGGCCGCGGCGCCCATGATCAGCGAGATCTGCGGGATGACGCCGGAGGCTTTGATGTTGTTGTGGAAGATGCGGCTGTAGAGGCCGAGGGAGACCACGCCCTCTTGGATGCGGGCGCCGGCGCCGTCGTTGATGCCGATCAGCGGCCGGCCGGTCTTGATGGCCAACTCTTGGACCTTGACGATCTTCTCGCCGTACACCTCACCCAGCGAGCCGCCGAACACGGTGGCGTCCTGGCTGAACACGCACACGTCGCGACCGTCGATGGTGCCGTAGCCGGTGACCACACCGTCGCCGGTGGGGCGGTTCGACTCCAGCCCGAAATTCTTGCTGCGGTGCTTGGCCAGTGCGTCGAGCTCGACGAAGGAATCCTCATCCAACAGCGCCAGGATGCGTTCGCGGGCGGTCAACTTGCCCTTGGCGTGCACCTTCTCAACGGCAGCCTCACCGACCGGATGCAGCGCCTCTTCGGCGCGCTTGCGCAGATCAGCAAGCTTCCCGGCGGTGGTGTGGATGTCGATCTCGTGCTCGGCGGCAGGCTCAGTCACGCTGGTCATGAGGTGATGGTAACGGCGGCTCATTTGGGGGTCGCGCGTGGCCCTTATTGGACCCTTAGAAAATCGGGTCGAGCAGACTTGACCACGCTGCATCAGAAGTCGTGGCGCATGATGGTGCGCCCCCGTCGTCGCCAGTTTCGCAGTGCCGAACAAGCAACCCAAGGGCATATCGCGCTGCCGCGTCTAACGCTTCAGCCATCGGGCGCGCAAACGATAGAACCGCATCTTGCTGAACATTTCGCCGGTACATGGCCGCTGCAGCAAACCTTAAAGAATCTTTTGTTGCAAACAAGCACACCTTGGAGTCCGGCGCCCCGAACGCGGCGGTTGACGCCGTAGCTGAAGTCGAAGACCTGCTGGTCATCCGTCTTTCGGATTTTGCGGAGAAACTTCAGCAGAAGCGGCCATTGCGGTTGACAGGGCGCCTGGAGTCTGAGAAGCTCTCAGCAACATCAAGGGACCGAACCTTCTTGGGGGGACACAAATGAACGCCATCGCAACCAAATTTCAGGTGGGTGCCGCCGCACTCGCAATAGGCACCTCAGCCGCCCTCGCGCCCGTCGCGGCTAACGCCGCACCGGCCGTGCAAGTTCCGGCCGCTCCGGTGCATCAGGTCGCGGGCGACCTCGCCGCAGCTCCGGGCGACTTCATTTGGTTCTTCCAGGTCACCTCGGTCCAGCTTGCGGCGACATTTACCCGCAGCGCTACTTTTTGGACCGATACCACCATCGCGATCTATGAAGCAAAGCTGGCGCGGAACCCTGACTCGATCTTTGCCCCCTTCTACAATCGGCGGATTGCGCAGCTGCAGACTCAGCGTGCGGCATTTGGCCAGCTTTCTTTGAGTGCATGTCGGGATGGTGAAGGTATCTCTGCTGGCCCGTACGGTACAGTCACACGGGGTGCATGCTGACTCTCGTTGGTCGCTTGATACGAACTATCATTTCATAGCGTTGAAGCCTGTACGTCGCAAAGCCGACGTGCAGGCTTTAACCTTGCGCAGGGAATTGTGAGTGCGATTTTTTCCGCGACGGCAATCGGACGACGAGAATCCCGATGACCACGACGATGAAAAGCGACGGTCGCCGAGAATCCTACGTAGCCCTGGGTTCGTGTGGGGTGCAGCAGTGTTGGTGCTCGTCTTACTCGGGTTGGGTTGTTGGATAGCGATTGGCGCCTTTCAGGCGAAGTCGAATCTAGAGCAAGCTCGTAACAGTGCTCAGGACGCCAAAGAAGCTCTGCTGGAGGGAAATGCGCAGGCAGCTTCGGAGTCCGCGGATAATGCACTCATCCGTGCGCAGGCGGCCCGCGACGCAACCCACTCCCTCGCCTGGAACATCGCCGCCGGCGTGCCGTGGCTCGGCAGCCCGTTCAAAACCGGCCAGCAGGTCACCGAAGTGGTCCTCGGCCTTGCCACCGACGTTCTGCGCCCAGCGGCTGATGTCGGAATCGCAATAGCCCCCGACATGCTCTACCGAGACGGTCGCGTGGACGTCGAATTGCTGCGCGCGCAAGAGCCTCAGCTGAGTGAATTATCCACCAACGCCATGCGGCTCAACGGCGACGCCGCCGCGATCACGGATCCGCGGTACGTCGCCCTCATGAGCGATGCACGGTCGCAGCTTCAAACACAGATTTCCAGCATCACCTCTGTTATCGAGAATGCAGCCCTGGCTGCGCGATTGGCGCCATCCATGATGGGCGCGGACGGGCCGCGTACCTACTTTATGGGATTTCAAACTAACGCCGAAGCGCGTGGAACCGGAGGCCTGCTTGGAGCCTACGGAATTCTTCGGTTCGACAATGGAACGCCGTCTGTTGACGACTTGGCGCCGAATGACGACCTCTCCGACGCGGTTGCGCCCATCGAATTGGGGCTTGAGTACGACCAGCAGTATGGATATGCGCAACCGTTTACAGATATCCGCAATAGCAACTTGAGTCCGCATTTCCCTTACGCAGCACAAATATGGAGGGCAATGTGGGCGGAGGAAACTGGCACGGAAGTCGACGGCGTAATCGCGATTGATCCGGTCGCATTAGGCTACATCCTCGGCGCTGTCGGCCCGGTTAGAATGCCGGATGGTGAGATAGTCACCAGAGAGAATGTGGTCGAATTGACGGAGTCGACCGCCTATATTCGCTTCCCGACAGACCAACCGGCTCGCCAACAGTTTCTACAAGATATCGCGAACGCTGTCGTTACAAAGATGACCGGCCCGGTTAAGTCACCAAGGAAGTTGTTAGATGCGCTCGGACAAGCAGTCAGAGAACGGCGCATTGCGGTGTGGAGTTCGATTCCCGCCGAGCAAAAACAAATAGAACAGACGCCTATGGCCCACGTTTTGCCAAGCGACGATGCTCCGTACGCGGCTGTGGTTGTGAATAATCTCGGTGGAAATAAGCTTGATTACTATCTCGACGCGCAGATTGAGTACGCAGCAGACGATTGCAGCGGTGAGACGCGAGCATCTACGGTTAACGTACAGTTGACCAACTCGGTTCCAGACGGGCCTTTGCCTGATTATGTGGCGTCTGCGGCAGGCCTATCCCCTGAATTGCTTATGGCAGTCCCAAAGGGGACTAATATAACCTCTGTACGTCTCTACGGCACTAAAGGTGCGGAGTTGGCGAGTGCGCTTCTGAATGGCGAGCGTGTGCCTGCGATCCTTAATACTGAACGCGGACACCCTGTTTTTGAGGTGCAAGCTATTATTCCGCCAGGTCAGTCTGCAAATATCAGTTTTCAGTTATCAGAGCCAACAGCGCCAGGAGCCCCCCGTACACCATCTCAACCATTGCTCGACAATGTGGAACCGAAAGTCATGGTGCCCGAATGCGCAGAGTAATAAGTGCGCTGTCTGCAGCGTTAGGGGGTAGGCGATGAATCTCAGAGATTTTGTGAAGGTGTTGCGTTCTCGGTGGATCACCGTGTGCGTGACGACTCTGATCGTGGTGCTGGGAGCGGTTGCGCTCTCGCTTCTGACAACGCCGATGTATCAGGCCTCGACAAGACTGTTCGTTTCAACAACTTCCGGACCGTCGGCTAGCGATATTTATCAAGGAAGTCGATTCTCACAAGAACGTGTCATCTCGTACGCGGAGCTACTGATGGGGCAAACAGTCGCTCAGCGCACTATCGACAAGTTGGGGCTGGACATGTCGTCGCAACAAATGCAAGACAATGTCACAGCCAGCGCAAAGCGAGATACGGTCCTGATTGACGTAAGCGTTCTCGACAGCTCACCTGTCCGAGCGCGCGATATCGCCAACACCTTATCCGACGAGTTCGTCGCCATGGTGCGTGAGCTTGAGACTCCAGAGAACGGTGCAGCCCCTGACTCCCGGGTTGTCGTCGAACAGCGCGCATCAATACCTAGTGATCCGGTCGTCCCCGAGACCGCAAGAAATATTGCTACAGGACTCGCGTTGGGGATCATGTTGGGTGTTGGTCTGGCCATTCTCCGCGATGTTCTTGACAACACTGTAAAGCGCCGCGAAACTCTGGAAGAATTGACTGGGGCGGCTGTCGTGGGCACTGTTCCACTTGATAAGGAACGGCGCAAGCAGGCCGCGATTGCTTACGAAACTGACAACTCAGGCATTGCCGAGGCATTCAGGA is a window from the Mycolicibacterium poriferae genome containing:
- a CDS encoding DUF4012 domain-containing protein, giving the protein MVLVLLGLGCWIAIGAFQAKSNLEQARNSAQDAKEALLEGNAQAASESADNALIRAQAARDATHSLAWNIAAGVPWLGSPFKTGQQVTEVVLGLATDVLRPAADVGIAIAPDMLYRDGRVDVELLRAQEPQLSELSTNAMRLNGDAAAITDPRYVALMSDARSQLQTQISSITSVIENAALAARLAPSMMGADGPRTYFMGFQTNAEARGTGGLLGAYGILRFDNGTPSVDDLAPNDDLSDAVAPIELGLEYDQQYGYAQPFTDIRNSNLSPHFPYAAQIWRAMWAEETGTEVDGVIAIDPVALGYILGAVGPVRMPDGEIVTRENVVELTESTAYIRFPTDQPARQQFLQDIANAVVTKMTGPVKSPRKLLDALGQAVRERRIAVWSSIPAEQKQIEQTPMAHVLPSDDAPYAAVVVNNLGGNKLDYYLDAQIEYAADDCSGETRASTVNVQLTNSVPDGPLPDYVASAAGLSPELLMAVPKGTNITSVRLYGTKGAELASALLNGERVPAILNTERGHPVFEVQAIIPPGQSANISFQLSEPTAPGAPRTPSQPLLDNVEPKVMVPECAE
- a CDS encoding acyl-CoA carboxylase subunit beta, translating into MTSVTEPAAEHEIDIHTTAGKLADLRKRAEEALHPVGEAAVEKVHAKGKLTARERILALLDEDSFVELDALAKHRSKNFGLESNRPTGDGVVTGYGTIDGRDVCVFSQDATVFGGSLGEVYGEKIVKVQELAIKTGRPLIGINDGAGARIQEGVVSLGLYSRIFHNNIKASGVIPQISLIMGAAAGGHVYSPALTDFVVMVDQTSQMFITGPDVIKTVTGEDVTMEELGGAHTHMAKSGTVHYVASGEQDALEWVRDLLSYLPPNNYAEPPRYPAPHPGPIEENLTDEDLELDTLIPDSPNQPYDMHEVITRILDDDEFLEIQAGYAGNILCGYGRIDGRPVGIVANQPTQFAGCLDIDASEKAARFVRTCDCFNIPIVMLVDVPGFLPGTDQEFNGIIRRGAKLLYAYGEATVAKVTVITRKAYGGAYCVMGSKDMGCDVNVAWPTAQIAVMGASGAVGFVYRKQLKEAAENGEDVDALRLQLQQEYEDTLVNPYMAAERGYVDAVIPPSHTRGYIGTALRLLERKITQTPPKKHGNIPL